The proteins below are encoded in one region of Manis javanica isolate MJ-LG chromosome 8, MJ_LKY, whole genome shotgun sequence:
- the ALDH6A1 gene encoding methylmalonate-semialdehyde/malonate-semialdehyde dehydrogenase [acylating], mitochondrial isoform X1, which translates to MAVAAVRIRILQVSSKVSSTWCPASSFSSSSVPTVKLFIDGEFVESKSEKWIDIHNPATNEVIGRVPQATKAEMYAAVASCKRAFPIWADTSVLSRQQVLLRYQQLIKENLKEIARLITLEQGKTLADAEGDVFRGLQVVEHACSVTSLILGETMPSITKDMDLFSYRLPLGVCAGIAPFNFPAMIPLWMFPMAMVCGNTFLMKPSERVPGATMLLAKLLQDSGAPDGTLNIIHGQHEAVNFICDHPDIKAISFVGSNQAGEYIFERGSRHGKRVQANMGAKNHGVVMPDANKENTLNQLVGAAFGAAGQRCMALSTAILVGEAKKWLPELVERAKNLRVNAGDQPGADLGPLISPQAKERVCNLIDSGTKEGASVLLDGRKIKVKGYENGNFVGPTIISNVKPNMTCYKEEIFGPVLVVLEADTLDEAIKIVNNNPYGNGTAIFTTNGATARKYSHLVDIGQCPISCSGIKVHRMEDEMEGGGECPHSSAFANVLIHRLSIFLQGRHQLLWQTGHPILHSAKDHHVSVERRRCYSFLTCCSHAYHGPLETSLFQTQSIWSNTCYS; encoded by the exons ATGGCGGTGGCGGCAGTGCGGATCCGGATCCTGCAG gtctcttccaaggtgaGCTCCACCTGGTGTCCAGCTTCctcattctcttcttcctcagtg ccaACTGTAAAGCTCTTCATTGATGGGGAATTTGTTGAATCCAAAAGTGAGAAATGGATCGACATCCACAACCCA GCCACCAATGAGGTCATTGGTCGGGTTCCTCAGGCCACCAAGGCTGAAATGTATGCAGCCGTTGCTTCCTGCAAACGTGCTTTTCCCATCTGGGCAGACACTTCAGTATTAAGCCGCCAGCAGGTCCTGCTCCGCTATCAACAACTCATTAAAGAAAACTTG AAAGAAATTGCCAGGTTGATCACCCTGGAACAAGGGAAGACCCTAGCAGATGCCGAAGGAGATGTATTTCGAGGCCTTC AGGTGGTCGAGCATGCCTGCAGTGTGACATCCCTCATACTGGGAGAGACCATGCCATCCATCACCAAGGACATGGACCTTTTCTCCTACCGTTTGCCTCTGGGGGTGTGTGCAGGCATTGCTCCATTCAATTTTCCTGCCATGATCCCCCTTTGGATGTTTCCCATGGCCATGGTGTGTGGAAATACCTTCCTAATGAAGCCATCAGAGCGAGTCCCTGGAGCCACTATGCTTCTTGCGAAGTTGCTCCAAGACTCTGGTGCCCCTGATGGAACACTGAACATCATTCATGGACAACATGAAG ctgTAAACTTCATTTGTGATCATCCGGATATCAAAGCAATCAGCTTTGTGGGATCTAACCAGGCAGGAGAGTACATCTTCGAAAGAGGGTCAAGACATGGCAAGAGAGTTCAAGCCAACATG GGAGCCAAGAACCATGGGGTAGTCATGCCAGATGCCAATAAGGAAAATACCCTGAACCAGCTGGTTGGGGCAGCATTTGGAGCTGCTGGTCAGCGCTGCATGGCTCTTTCAACAGCAATTCTTGTGGGAGAAGCTAAGAAGTGGCTGCCAGAGCTGGTGGAGCGGGCCAAAAACCTGAGAGTCAATGCAG GAGACCAGCCTGGAGCTGATCTTGGTCCTCTAATCAGCCCCCAGGCAAAAGAAAGAGTCTGTAATCTGATTGATAGTGGAACAAAAGAGGGAGCTTCAGTCCTTCTTGATGGTCGAAAAATTAAAGTCAAAGGCTATGAAAATGGCAACTTTGTTGGACCAACCATCATCTCAAATGTCAAG CCAAATATGACCTGTTACAAAGAAGAGATTTTTGGCCCAGTTCTTGTGGTTCTGGAGGCAGACACTTTGGATGAAGCCATCAAGATTGTAAATAACAACCCATATGGAAACGGAACTGCCATTTTCACCACCAATGGAGCCACTGCTCGGAAATATTCCCACCTGGTGGATATTGGGCAG TGCCCCATTTCTTGCTCAGGAATCAAAGTTCATAGGATGGAGGATGAGATGGAAG GTGGGGGTGAATGTCCCCATTCCAGTGCCTTTGCCAATGTTCTCATTCACCGGCTCTCGATCTTCCTTCAGGGGAGACACCAACTTCTATGGCAAACAG GGCATCCAATTCTACACTCAGCTAAAGACCATCACGTCTCAGTGGAAAGAAGAAGATGCTACTCTTTCCTCACCTGCTGTAGTCATGCCTACCATGGGCCGTTAGAAACAAGTTTGTTTCAGACTCAGTCCATCTGGAGTAATACCTGTTATTCTTGA
- the ALDH6A1 gene encoding methylmalonate-semialdehyde/malonate-semialdehyde dehydrogenase [acylating], mitochondrial isoform X2, which translates to MAVAAVRIRILQVSSKVSSTWCPASSFSSSSVPTVKLFIDGEFVESKSEKWIDIHNPATNEVIGRVPQATKAEMYAAVASCKRAFPIWADTSVLSRQQVLLRYQQLIKENLKEIARLITLEQGKTLADAEGDVFRGLQVVEHACSVTSLILGETMPSITKDMDLFSYRLPLGVCAGIAPFNFPAMIPLWMFPMAMVCGNTFLMKPSERVPGATMLLAKLLQDSGAPDGTLNIIHGQHEAVNFICDHPDIKAISFVGSNQAGEYIFERGSRHGKRVQANMGAKNHGVVMPDANKENTLNQLVGAAFGAAGQRCMALSTAILVGEAKKWLPELVERAKNLRVNAGDQPGADLGPLISPQAKERVCNLIDSGTKEGASVLLDGRKIKVKGYENGNFVGPTIISNVKPNMTCYKEEIFGPVLVVLEADTLDEAIKIVNNNPYGNGTAIFTTNGATARKYSHLVDIGQVGVNVPIPVPLPMFSFTGSRSSFRGDTNFYGKQGIQFYTQLKTITSQWKEEDATLSSPAVVMPTMGR; encoded by the exons ATGGCGGTGGCGGCAGTGCGGATCCGGATCCTGCAG gtctcttccaaggtgaGCTCCACCTGGTGTCCAGCTTCctcattctcttcttcctcagtg ccaACTGTAAAGCTCTTCATTGATGGGGAATTTGTTGAATCCAAAAGTGAGAAATGGATCGACATCCACAACCCA GCCACCAATGAGGTCATTGGTCGGGTTCCTCAGGCCACCAAGGCTGAAATGTATGCAGCCGTTGCTTCCTGCAAACGTGCTTTTCCCATCTGGGCAGACACTTCAGTATTAAGCCGCCAGCAGGTCCTGCTCCGCTATCAACAACTCATTAAAGAAAACTTG AAAGAAATTGCCAGGTTGATCACCCTGGAACAAGGGAAGACCCTAGCAGATGCCGAAGGAGATGTATTTCGAGGCCTTC AGGTGGTCGAGCATGCCTGCAGTGTGACATCCCTCATACTGGGAGAGACCATGCCATCCATCACCAAGGACATGGACCTTTTCTCCTACCGTTTGCCTCTGGGGGTGTGTGCAGGCATTGCTCCATTCAATTTTCCTGCCATGATCCCCCTTTGGATGTTTCCCATGGCCATGGTGTGTGGAAATACCTTCCTAATGAAGCCATCAGAGCGAGTCCCTGGAGCCACTATGCTTCTTGCGAAGTTGCTCCAAGACTCTGGTGCCCCTGATGGAACACTGAACATCATTCATGGACAACATGAAG ctgTAAACTTCATTTGTGATCATCCGGATATCAAAGCAATCAGCTTTGTGGGATCTAACCAGGCAGGAGAGTACATCTTCGAAAGAGGGTCAAGACATGGCAAGAGAGTTCAAGCCAACATG GGAGCCAAGAACCATGGGGTAGTCATGCCAGATGCCAATAAGGAAAATACCCTGAACCAGCTGGTTGGGGCAGCATTTGGAGCTGCTGGTCAGCGCTGCATGGCTCTTTCAACAGCAATTCTTGTGGGAGAAGCTAAGAAGTGGCTGCCAGAGCTGGTGGAGCGGGCCAAAAACCTGAGAGTCAATGCAG GAGACCAGCCTGGAGCTGATCTTGGTCCTCTAATCAGCCCCCAGGCAAAAGAAAGAGTCTGTAATCTGATTGATAGTGGAACAAAAGAGGGAGCTTCAGTCCTTCTTGATGGTCGAAAAATTAAAGTCAAAGGCTATGAAAATGGCAACTTTGTTGGACCAACCATCATCTCAAATGTCAAG CCAAATATGACCTGTTACAAAGAAGAGATTTTTGGCCCAGTTCTTGTGGTTCTGGAGGCAGACACTTTGGATGAAGCCATCAAGATTGTAAATAACAACCCATATGGAAACGGAACTGCCATTTTCACCACCAATGGAGCCACTGCTCGGAAATATTCCCACCTGGTGGATATTGGGCAG GTGGGGGTGAATGTCCCCATTCCAGTGCCTTTGCCAATGTTCTCATTCACCGGCTCTCGATCTTCCTTCAGGGGAGACACCAACTTCTATGGCAAACAG GGCATCCAATTCTACACTCAGCTAAAGACCATCACGTCTCAGTGGAAAGAAGAAGATGCTACTCTTTCCTCACCTGCTGTAGTCATGCCTACCATGGGCCGTTAG
- the ALDH6A1 gene encoding methylmalonate-semialdehyde/malonate-semialdehyde dehydrogenase [acylating], mitochondrial isoform X3: MAVAAVRIRILQVSSKVSSTWCPASSFSSSSVPTVKLFIDGEFVESKSEKWIDIHNPATNEVIGRVPQATKAEMYAAVASCKRAFPIWADTSVLSRQQVLLRYQQLIKENLKEIARLITLEQGKTLADAEGDVFRGLQVVEHACSVTSLILGETMPSITKDMDLFSYRLPLGVCAGIAPFNFPAMIPLWMFPMAMVCGNTFLMKPSERVPGATMLLAKLLQDSGAPDGTLNIIHGQHEAVNFICDHPDIKAISFVGSNQAGEYIFERGSRHGKRVQANMGAKNHGVVMPDANKENTLNQLVGAAFGAAGQRCMALSTAILVGEAKKWLPELVERAKNLRVNAGDQPGADLGPLISPQAKERVCNLIDSGTKEGASVLLDGRKIKVKGYENGNFVGPTIISNVKPNMTCYKEEIFGPVLVVLEADTLDEAIKIVNNNPYGNGTAIFTTNGATARKYSHLVDIGQGIQFYTQLKTITSQWKEEDATLSSPAVVMPTMGR, encoded by the exons ATGGCGGTGGCGGCAGTGCGGATCCGGATCCTGCAG gtctcttccaaggtgaGCTCCACCTGGTGTCCAGCTTCctcattctcttcttcctcagtg ccaACTGTAAAGCTCTTCATTGATGGGGAATTTGTTGAATCCAAAAGTGAGAAATGGATCGACATCCACAACCCA GCCACCAATGAGGTCATTGGTCGGGTTCCTCAGGCCACCAAGGCTGAAATGTATGCAGCCGTTGCTTCCTGCAAACGTGCTTTTCCCATCTGGGCAGACACTTCAGTATTAAGCCGCCAGCAGGTCCTGCTCCGCTATCAACAACTCATTAAAGAAAACTTG AAAGAAATTGCCAGGTTGATCACCCTGGAACAAGGGAAGACCCTAGCAGATGCCGAAGGAGATGTATTTCGAGGCCTTC AGGTGGTCGAGCATGCCTGCAGTGTGACATCCCTCATACTGGGAGAGACCATGCCATCCATCACCAAGGACATGGACCTTTTCTCCTACCGTTTGCCTCTGGGGGTGTGTGCAGGCATTGCTCCATTCAATTTTCCTGCCATGATCCCCCTTTGGATGTTTCCCATGGCCATGGTGTGTGGAAATACCTTCCTAATGAAGCCATCAGAGCGAGTCCCTGGAGCCACTATGCTTCTTGCGAAGTTGCTCCAAGACTCTGGTGCCCCTGATGGAACACTGAACATCATTCATGGACAACATGAAG ctgTAAACTTCATTTGTGATCATCCGGATATCAAAGCAATCAGCTTTGTGGGATCTAACCAGGCAGGAGAGTACATCTTCGAAAGAGGGTCAAGACATGGCAAGAGAGTTCAAGCCAACATG GGAGCCAAGAACCATGGGGTAGTCATGCCAGATGCCAATAAGGAAAATACCCTGAACCAGCTGGTTGGGGCAGCATTTGGAGCTGCTGGTCAGCGCTGCATGGCTCTTTCAACAGCAATTCTTGTGGGAGAAGCTAAGAAGTGGCTGCCAGAGCTGGTGGAGCGGGCCAAAAACCTGAGAGTCAATGCAG GAGACCAGCCTGGAGCTGATCTTGGTCCTCTAATCAGCCCCCAGGCAAAAGAAAGAGTCTGTAATCTGATTGATAGTGGAACAAAAGAGGGAGCTTCAGTCCTTCTTGATGGTCGAAAAATTAAAGTCAAAGGCTATGAAAATGGCAACTTTGTTGGACCAACCATCATCTCAAATGTCAAG CCAAATATGACCTGTTACAAAGAAGAGATTTTTGGCCCAGTTCTTGTGGTTCTGGAGGCAGACACTTTGGATGAAGCCATCAAGATTGTAAATAACAACCCATATGGAAACGGAACTGCCATTTTCACCACCAATGGAGCCACTGCTCGGAAATATTCCCACCTGGTGGATATTGGGCAG GGCATCCAATTCTACACTCAGCTAAAGACCATCACGTCTCAGTGGAAAGAAGAAGATGCTACTCTTTCCTCACCTGCTGTAGTCATGCCTACCATGGGCCGTTAG